GGACTGCTTAGGAAAACATAAGATTGACAATTTAAATTTGTTGAGAAGGAAAAAATGTATTGGTTAATATTCATCGTTGCGACAAAATTTTGATCTAGTAACATGTACTGCCCACTTTATAGAAGAGAATCTGTGGTTGCTTTTGAGGGTTGAAACATCAGGTTCATTGGAATGGCTTGCTTATAAGGAAAAAAGGCTAGCGAAAAACTATATAAATGAAGGAAATTTGGCTGGGTGATCTAAGTAGCAAACAGTATATATGATTGTATTATCATTGAAGAGTATACTAGTGGTTAATTAGCATAATAAAGCTGAGGAGGCATTGACCAATGATGGGGGATTTAATGGAAGGAGGGACAACTTTGTCGCAAGATAAGTTAAGGTTATTTGGAGTATATATGTGCTGCTTAGGCCCTATAGAATCCATGAATCAACTAGTGGATCAGACATCAAACATACAGGAGGAATTTTGCAGTGCAGTGTTTGATAAACGTTGAAAATTTGTAAGGCAAATATCAATATCATCTAGTATCCACATAGTTGGGTGATCTACCCTGGTTGATGAGTTTGGAGGAGGTCTAGTTTAGAGAATCTGAGAATATTGATCTTGCCCAACAACTTAATTCCGGATTTACGTCGAGGTGTTTGGTGGGGGTTGGCAATGCAATTTGAAGAACAAATCCCAACTTTATTCCCCAGTCATTGTAAATTTGCAAAACTGGTTTATGGATGAAAATACATACTAACATATAAATCACTGTATGCACCCAGCTGGCCAGCACCATTGCCTCTTCTGATTAATGACATTCAACTAACCAGATTTAAATGAGGGTTCTGTATTACTATCCTCTCCAGCTCTGCCCTTGCTCGTGATTTATGTCTAAGTTAAATAAGAAATACACATACGAAGTATTTGATACAACCAAACTTCTCTATTTCAACCATTTAGTCTTAtttcttttatgccgtttgaAGTCAGCTAAATATTTCAAATAAGACTAGTTCACAACAATATGCCTTCAGTCATTCACTGCCACGATTCTCATATGTCTATTCTCAGATAAATACAGTTTTTTCCATTTACTATACCTATTTTTCTAACACTCTAAACGCCCTCATGCAAATTACCACTTCTCCCTATCCATACTGCATAATCTGTGTCTATCTTGGCCGGGCTTATTTTCAAGTTGAGGCTTTGAAAAACTGATGGCAAAGATGCTTTGAAGGGAGTTTTAGGTTATAACGCTCCAGTATGTCCATCTTTGTTATAATGCTTCAGTGTGTCTCCTACGTAGTACGTCTTAACCCTTGTATCCCAGATCAATGGAACTGATGAGTTGTTATTGTATCGCAGGGAAAGATTAATGTTGCAGATATAGTTGGTTTCAGTGGGCTTGAAACGATATGTTCAAAAATGGATGGTAAGTGAATTGATGTTTGTCACAAATTTCTAATGCAATCTGAACTCTGAATTCGTgcttctttttttaatttcaatatTATTTGATATATCCTGTGCAAGGGTCAAGTTTATGAACAGATTGTAAtaaatatgtttttttcttttgtgcAGCATCACTCAAACCCTGGGATAGTTCTATTGATCTTGTAAACGTCCTAAAACATGAGATCCGTGATGGACAATTAAGCTTCAGGGGAAAAAGGGTACTTGAGGTATGAAAATTATGGGCAGAGATGTTTGCTTGAACTTTTATTACTAGTAGTAGTGTTATTTTCTTCATCTGAGGGTCTgggaaaaataataattcagaAGTAAAATTCTCCGAAAAAAGTTTTGAGTCCCTTACTGAGAGCAGTATAGAAAGACTAGCAGTACTTGTTATTGTTTTGCTCTTTACTTGTTTTGCACAattaattttgatttcaaaatttgatcaatgttttatttttcttgtgaCAGCTTTCTTGCAGTTATGGGCTTCCTGGTATTTTTGCATGCTTGAAGGTACGTATATATGCGTTCTATGTGATTTTTTGCTTGCTTGAAAGCAATCAAGTCATTGAGAAACAAGGTTAAAGATAATGGTTATTCTATTGAATTTTTATTCCATGAATATGATCAGAATTTGAGAACAGAAAGATTGAGATGTGGATCTGCATTTGCTAAATTTAATTCATGGACAAAAAGGATTTGATAGTTCTTATACCTCATCAATTGTCTTGTCACAAATTGCAGGGTGCCTCGACTGTGCATTTTCAAGACATAAATGCAGAAACTATTAGATGTGCTACCATTCCCAATGTTCTGGCTAATCTGGAGCATGCTCGAGACAGGCAAAGCCGCCAACCCGAGGGCCCTGTGACTCCATCTAGGCAACTTCTAGCTCCCTCTGTGCATTTTTATGCCGGGGATTGGGAAGAGCTACCCACTGTCTTATCAGTTGTGAGAAATGATGCTTGTGAAGCTACACCTGGGATGAGTTTGTGTTTTTCAGAGGATGATTTAAATGATGGATGTAGTAGCCAAGATGGCAGCATAACTGGGCAAGAGTCCTCGACAAAACCGAGACGTTCTCGGAAACTTTCTGGAAGCCGAGCTTGGGAAAGGGCTAGTGAGACAGATCACGGGGAAGGTGGTTACGATGTTGTTTTAATGACTGAAATTCCTTTCTCAGCGACCTCTATGAAGAAACTCTATGCACTGATTAAGAAGGTTTGTCCCGTTCATTCACAATCGATGTTTCTTATTAGTTTTCTGTTACAGTTTCCAACTTTCTCTTGTGTTTATGCTGTTTACTGAAATGATTTTACTGTTTTGGTTTACCAGTGCCTTAGGCCTCCCTATGGAGTACTATATTTAGCAACAAAGAGGAATTACGTTGGCTTCAACAGTGGAGCTCGGCATTTGAGAAATATAGTGGATGAAAACATTTTTGGAGTTCATTTAGTCAAAGAAATGGCTGATAGAGAGATTTGGAAGTTTTTCCACAAATGAATTTCAACATGAATGACAGAGATTTGAGTTACAAATTTTTTGCCTTTCCTTTTAGGGTGTTTGTATCTGTATAATATGTACTCTAAATATCGTtcctttattatttttgcttagcgATAAAGAAATATGAATTACAAGGTTAGCTGAGCTGATTTTACCTGTAATATACCCTCCATTTAGATACCAATATCAGAGTTTCAGATGTAAATAGATTTTGGCTGTGCAAAGAAAGGTCTAGCAGTTTTCCACATTCTCCATATCTGATGTACTGTACTATATTTCATTGGCTTTTACGCTTTGCTCGTCTGTTCTGTGCATACAGCAATAAAACATCTATAATCTATtcctatatactaaaagagacaccaggaatgacacgtgtcaattcctggtgtaaaattttcccaccaaaaaccatttcctaaaaaaaaaaaaaaactactttattcttttttattttctttcctttttctttataaatgtttatatatggaaaaaattataagattatgtaatatgacattattagacaattttggtaatattttagtcaaatcttcATATCAATAGCAGAAAATAtttttactcaatattttggtcaaattagcatattaaccatatcaaatattttggtcaaatcatcatattaaacatttaaaatatATGCTTCGTATAATACTTAGTAGGACGGGCAATGTATATTATAAGATAAAATGATAAAATGAGTAGTttcgagatttattaattacgcaatagatGTAAGGGGTAAATATTTCATATAAAAAAGatgattaaataataattttcaaatatccCTGCATGCACGGGATTTAATCTAGTTTAGTTCTATATGGGTTTGTAGGACTACCAAATGTTATACATCCGAATTGAGATTTACTGAATGCCTAGTTACCAGTTGAGGCCAGTAAAGATGGATGTGGGATGGGCTGGCCCGGCCCCACCTAGCACGAAAAAAGTCTGGCCCTGCACGAGCAAGAAAAAAGCACGGCAcgagcacgaagtcgtgggccgtgggccatgCTTGGGtcacattttttaaaaaaagcatGACAAAGCACgctaattttagtaaaactagGCTTGACACGACGGCCAGGCCCAACACGACAACCCATGGACCTGGGCCTTGTTTCAAACTTTTCGGTCCGACACGGCCCAGCCCAGCTTCATACAGAGTGGGTTGGTGTGGACTCAGGCCGTTTAGGGCCACAACCCGTGGGCTCGGCCAAAGCCTGACCCAACCCACGGCCATCTTTAGTTGAAGGCCTTGAGGTAACTAAATTAGTCCTCCGCAAGAAATTGCATACGAGAACCAAAAAATAGGAGCATGTTAAAAGATTTGGAGTTTACAACAACATTTACATGGTATTATTAGTAAGAAACATATGTTACCAAATTAGTCGTCTAATTGTGAAATTTACATGTTGACTGTAATTGTTAAAAGTATACATCCTGAGGTAAATTACTATTATAAACTGCACCCATTTAGCAGCCTTCTACCTGAACCTTAAAACATCTGACCGTTTAACCCGCCAACAACTGGAGATCGAGTTGCTCAATAGAGGAACAATGTATAAAGATACAGATTCGCTAATTCATTGGAAGAAGATTCTGTAGTGGGACTCGAAGAGTATGGTTTAATTAAGGAGCATTGTGGGACTGGCAAAGTAATACCAGATGAATTTGCACGAAAGACAACGTACAGCTACTGCAAAGTAATCCCTCTACGCTGTTCATCAACCATTCTTCGCCACGCCATCTTCCCACAATGAATCAGTGTCAATGCAGCCataaaatatagcaagggaatgGAAATCATGCACCCTCCAGGAGCAAAATTAATGAGcgtctgcaaaaaaaaaacagcaagTTTTTTGTTCATGTCAACAGATAATTTGCAATGAAACACAATAAACTGAAACACGATAAAATCTAATTTTGAGGAAGACATTAATCACAGATTCACAGCACTCAATAGAAAGTTGCACCTATATGTGTCTATGGTTATTACTTCAAAGATCAAATGGTGCCTCCACCTGAGTCTGAGATACAATCAAATGTACTTGGAATTTTCTTCATCaagcacccccccccccccccccccccacaccaAAAAAAGTCAACAGTCTAAACCTTCAGTCAAATTGAAAGAAGTATAGACATCTCAGCGAGTCAAAGGCGCTTTgataaatacttcgtatatatattaaaaactaattttatttgaattttgacaTGAATTTTCTTAAGTATCCTAGAGAGTGGATTTCTCTGAGATATATCCATCATTCCTACCTCATAATGAAGGTAATATACTCCCCTCCTTTTACCTTCTCTCTAATCTCCGTCAACTCTACTCGTTCTGATTAGATGAACCCATGACCAAACGTTTTGGATCCCATAACAAGTAATCTCCTCAACAACTAGCATAGCATAGAGCTTACAATGAACAGTCATAATGGAGatctcaaaattcaaaaacagaaaaaTGATCATATTTTGCTGATTGGCATAATAACGTAGATGTCATGCAGAAAAATGCACACTTTATTCGTCATATCtctataaataaaagtgtatgcTGAAAGTTTAGAAGAGGGATGCATGTATACCAGCATTCCGGCAATCAGATGAACTACGGGAACAAAATACTGATCAACTCTCTTCGATTCAGCATATCCATTGAAGGCAATGACCATTGAGAAGGTATGAATTGTAACAAATGCTAGAGCAATAATTGCTGCCATGTACAAAGCAAAAAGTTTCACCTTTAGAAAAATATCAGGAATTGTATATATCAACCAAAGCAATAACCTGCCAACCACACACATGGGTGTTTCAGATGATAGCCAAAGTAAATAAACAAATGTGAAGTTAACACCTCATAGCTAGTTAGCTACTTATCCCTATTCCAACAGTACAGACACACAAATAAACACCCTTACTTGAATGAAATAAGGAGTTGCAGGGTGAGATATATTGATGTTTGACTGAATAGAAAGGTATTTTTCCAAGTCAAAAAGTATCAGTCATAAAAGAATATTAGAAGTACTTGAAATATGATTTCAGGGAAAAACGATCATGATTTTCATCCAAAATTTTCTTTAGATGCATTACAGACAAAAGTAGTATTTCCGAGCTTGAATTTCCTAAtagcaaagtattcaaagtttTACACTGCCCTACCACCATCAAGCAAAgtaaaattaaactaaaaaaatacaagtacgagtagatttttttattgaatCTGTGAGTTTAACCTTCGAACCTGAAAATGTTGGataaatttttcttttttctgttTTCTTTAGGCAGGGGGGAAAGCTGCAGGCATTTTCTAATTTCTAAATATTGAGAGAACCACTGTCTTATAGGTCATCCACAGGAAAGTCCGACCCCCCAG
This genomic stretch from Spinacia oleracea cultivar Varoflay chromosome 3, BTI_SOV_V1, whole genome shotgun sequence harbors:
- the LOC110789098 gene encoding uncharacterized protein, with protein sequence MRAPSLLAQCLPGLSPHDRGSPSISAVSDRDTNFTPPAVEILPSKVVQTSKCEGENADGQRLLPFKGKINVADIVGFSGLETICSKMDASLKPWDSSIDLVNVLKHEIRDGQLSFRGKRVLELSCSYGLPGIFACLKGASTVHFQDINAETIRCATIPNVLANLEHARDRQSRQPEGPVTPSRQLLAPSVHFYAGDWEELPTVLSVVRNDACEATPGMSLCFSEDDLNDGCSSQDGSITGQESSTKPRRSRKLSGSRAWERASETDHGEGGYDVVLMTEIPFSATSMKKLYALIKKCLRPPYGVLYLATKRNYVGFNSGARHLRNIVDENIFGVHLVKEMADREIWKFFHK